Proteins encoded within one genomic window of Paramisgurnus dabryanus chromosome 13, PD_genome_1.1, whole genome shotgun sequence:
- the LOC135718005 gene encoding uncharacterized protein isoform X2, with protein MGLEGKVSVQQASRKWENMKKKYKELKYPPTGSGRENGEETATSWPWYNAMDEAIGQKASITPPIIMSSLLSNEDLTISSPTFFTSPPPMASLTGPSPMASLTGPSPVASVAGPSPVASVAGPSPVASVAGPSPVASVAGPSPVASVAGPSPVASVAGPSPVASVASLSPMTSVAGPSPMTSVAGPSIRSSIPPTRRKKRVATEILDFLREESAKEEEREKQFTDFNERFLTLFESFLKK; from the exons ATGGGACTAGAGGGCAAGGTATCTGTCCAGCAGGCATCTAGGAAGTGGGAGAACATGAAAAAAAAGTACAAG GAATTGAAGTACCCACCAACTGGGTCAGGAAGAGAAAACGGAGAGGAAACGGCAACCTCGTGGCCATGGTATAATGCCATGGATGAGGCGATTGGTCAGAAGGCATCCATAACACCACCAATAATAATGTCATCCCTACTTTCAAATGAGGACCTGACCATCAGTTCACCCACTTTTTTCACCAGCCCACCTCCTATGGCCTCACTAACTGGCCCTTCTCCTATGGCCTCACTAACTGGCCCTTCTCCTGTGGCCTCGGTCGCTGGCCCTTCTCCTGTGGCCTCGGTCGCTGGCCCTTCTCCTGTGGCCTCGGTCGCTGGCCCTTCTCCTGTGGCCTCGGTCGCTGGCCCTTCTCCTGTGGCCTCGGTCGCTGGCCCTTCTCCTGTGGCCTCGGTCGCTGGCCCTTCTCCTGTGGCCTCGGTCGCTAGCCTTTCTCCTATGACTTCGGTCGCTGGTCCTTCTCCCATGACTTCAGTCGCTGGCCCATCCATCAGATCCAGCATTCCTCCTACCAGGCGAAAAAAACGTGTGGCAACTGAAATTTTAGATTTCCTCCGGGAGGAATCTGCCAAGGAGGAGGAACGAGAGAAACAATTTACTGACTTTAATGAGAGGTTTTTAACTCTCTTTGAgtcttttttgaaaaaataa
- the LOC135718005 gene encoding uncharacterized protein isoform X1, with protein sequence MTSSQSERSVRRTMEEFTYVWSKEQTVEFIQLRSRHEHLFTGKRNAAKYGWETVIQKMGLEGKVSVQQASRKWENMKKKYKELKYPPTGSGRENGEETATSWPWYNAMDEAIGQKASITPPIIMSSLLSNEDLTISSPTFFTSPPPMASLTGPSPMASLTGPSPVASVAGPSPVASVAGPSPVASVAGPSPVASVAGPSPVASVAGPSPVASVAGPSPVASVASLSPMTSVAGPSPMTSVAGPSIRSSIPPTRRKKRVATEILDFLREESAKEEEREKQFTDFNERFLTLFESFLKK encoded by the exons ATGACGTCATCGCAGTCAGAACGGTCAGTCAGAAGAACTATGGAGGAGTTTACGTATGTGT GGTCTAAAGAACAAACTGTGGAGTTTATCCAATTAAGGAGCCGACACGAGCATCTCTTTACAGGGAAGAGAAATGCAGCAAAATATGGATGGGA AACAGTGATTCAAAAGATGGGACTAGAGGGCAAGGTATCTGTCCAGCAGGCATCTAGGAAGTGGGAGAACATGAAAAAAAAGTACAAG GAATTGAAGTACCCACCAACTGGGTCAGGAAGAGAAAACGGAGAGGAAACGGCAACCTCGTGGCCATGGTATAATGCCATGGATGAGGCGATTGGTCAGAAGGCATCCATAACACCACCAATAATAATGTCATCCCTACTTTCAAATGAGGACCTGACCATCAGTTCACCCACTTTTTTCACCAGCCCACCTCCTATGGCCTCACTAACTGGCCCTTCTCCTATGGCCTCACTAACTGGCCCTTCTCCTGTGGCCTCGGTCGCTGGCCCTTCTCCTGTGGCCTCGGTCGCTGGCCCTTCTCCTGTGGCCTCGGTCGCTGGCCCTTCTCCTGTGGCCTCGGTCGCTGGCCCTTCTCCTGTGGCCTCGGTCGCTGGCCCTTCTCCTGTGGCCTCGGTCGCTGGCCCTTCTCCTGTGGCCTCGGTCGCTAGCCTTTCTCCTATGACTTCGGTCGCTGGTCCTTCTCCCATGACTTCAGTCGCTGGCCCATCCATCAGATCCAGCATTCCTCCTACCAGGCGAAAAAAACGTGTGGCAACTGAAATTTTAGATTTCCTCCGGGAGGAATCTGCCAAGGAGGAGGAACGAGAGAAACAATTTACTGACTTTAATGAGAGGTTTTTAACTCTCTTTGAgtcttttttgaaaaaataa